From one Micromonospora siamensis genomic stretch:
- a CDS encoding TlpA family protein disulfide reductase, whose protein sequence is MKRLLAALAVPLLLVAGCTATEKAPTDSRTARAERPSPFADCAALTGPLPTPTAAPEPRGPAPVGQPLPDLSFPCFTGGAPVALREVAGPAVINVWASWCPPCRKELPAFQRLSERTEGRLRVLGVNSRDSRGGAQSIGEDFGVRFPMLADSGDALQRELGRNAIPLTVLVGADGRIRHVDASGALDDARLAELVRTYLGIAVDA, encoded by the coding sequence GTGAAGCGCCTGCTCGCCGCCCTGGCCGTCCCGCTGCTGCTGGTCGCCGGCTGCACCGCGACCGAGAAGGCGCCGACCGACTCCCGGACCGCACGGGCGGAGCGGCCCTCGCCGTTCGCCGACTGTGCCGCGCTGACCGGCCCGCTCCCGACGCCCACCGCCGCCCCCGAGCCCCGGGGACCCGCGCCGGTCGGGCAGCCGCTGCCCGACCTCAGCTTCCCCTGCTTCACCGGCGGCGCCCCGGTCGCCCTGCGGGAGGTGGCCGGCCCCGCCGTGATCAACGTCTGGGCGTCCTGGTGCCCGCCGTGCCGCAAGGAGCTGCCAGCCTTCCAGCGGCTCAGCGAACGCACCGAGGGCCGGCTGCGGGTGCTCGGCGTCAACAGCCGGGACAGCCGCGGCGGCGCGCAGTCCATCGGCGAGGACTTCGGCGTACGGTTCCCGATGCTCGCCGACTCCGGCGACGCCCTCCAGCGGGAGCTGGGGCGCAACGCCATCCCGCTGACCGTGCTCGTCGGCGCCGACGGCCGGATCCGGCACGTCGACGCCTCCGGCGCGCTCGACGACGCCCGCCTCGCCGAACTGGTCCGTACGTACCTCGGGATCGCGGTGGACGCGTGA
- the nth gene encoding endonuclease III, with protein sequence MTTSSPETDLGRTRRARRIGRALTEAHPDAHCELDHSNALELAVATILSAQCTDKKVNEVTPKLFVRYPTAADYAGADRTELEELIRPTGFYRNKTDSLIKLGQALVERYDGQVPGKLADLVTLPGIGRKTANVILGNAFDVPGITVDTHFQRLVQRWGLTTQTDPVKIEHEIGALFPKREWTMLSHRIIFHGRRVCHARKPACGACTLAKLCPSYGTGPTEAAASAKLLKGPRARDLAVAAGVDPALVPQQAVVAEVP encoded by the coding sequence GTGACCACGAGCTCCCCCGAGACGGACCTCGGTCGTACCCGTCGTGCCCGGCGGATCGGTCGGGCGCTGACCGAGGCGCACCCCGACGCGCACTGTGAACTCGACCACTCCAACGCCCTGGAGCTGGCCGTGGCGACCATCCTCTCCGCCCAGTGCACCGACAAGAAGGTCAACGAGGTCACCCCGAAGCTCTTCGTCCGCTACCCGACCGCCGCCGACTACGCCGGCGCGGACCGGACCGAGCTGGAGGAGCTGATCCGGCCGACCGGCTTCTACCGCAACAAGACCGACTCCCTGATCAAGCTCGGTCAGGCCCTGGTCGAGCGGTACGACGGCCAGGTCCCCGGCAAGCTGGCCGACCTGGTCACCCTGCCCGGCATCGGGCGCAAGACCGCCAACGTGATCCTCGGCAACGCCTTCGACGTCCCCGGCATCACCGTCGACACCCACTTCCAGCGGCTGGTCCAGCGCTGGGGGCTGACCACGCAGACCGATCCGGTCAAGATCGAGCACGAGATCGGCGCGCTCTTCCCGAAGCGCGAGTGGACCATGCTGTCGCACCGGATCATCTTCCACGGTCGCCGGGTCTGCCACGCCCGCAAGCCCGCCTGCGGCGCGTGCACGCTGGCCAAGCTCTGCCCGTCGTACGGCACCGGGCCGACCGAGGCGGCCGCCTCGGCCAAGCTGCTCAAGGGACCCCGCGCCCGGGACCTGGCCGTGGCGGCCGGCGTCGACCCGGCGCTGGTGCCGCAGCAGGCGGTCGTGGCGGAGGTGCCGTGA
- a CDS encoding CapA family protein, with product MPASARLRSRPRRRLTAALGLLLVVLLAAGCGDDAPDAVWQTGPGATGSATPAKPGKASARPSAPAAGKAISLAATGDIIMGNAPSRLPANGGKGFFDQVAGALKADLVMGNLEEPLTEDTGAGKCGANTTSCFQFRAPPEYAAHLREAGFELLNQANNHGYDYGPQGYKNTQRALDEHDLKHTGAPDQITVVDVEGVKVAVAGFSSYVWSNSLVDIDAATKVIKKAATMADLVVVQVHMGAEGSDKTRVRPGTEMFLGENRGDPMKFSHAMIDAGADLVVGHGPHVLRGMEFYRGRLIAYSLGNFAGGARSLNPTGRLGWGGVLKVSLRPDGSWAGGSFTSTQMSSVGRPGMDPDDQGLGLIREVSGKDFPSTGPRFGADGKISPPAAG from the coding sequence ATGCCCGCTTCCGCCCGCCTCCGTTCCCGCCCGCGCCGCCGGCTCACCGCTGCCCTCGGCCTCCTTCTCGTGGTGCTGCTCGCCGCCGGCTGCGGCGACGACGCGCCGGACGCCGTCTGGCAGACCGGGCCCGGGGCCACCGGATCGGCCACACCCGCCAAGCCCGGCAAAGCGAGCGCCCGGCCTTCCGCCCCGGCCGCAGGCAAGGCGATCTCGCTGGCCGCGACGGGCGACATCATCATGGGCAACGCGCCGTCCCGGCTGCCCGCCAACGGCGGCAAGGGCTTCTTCGACCAGGTCGCCGGCGCCCTCAAGGCCGACCTGGTGATGGGCAACCTGGAGGAGCCACTCACCGAGGACACCGGCGCCGGCAAGTGCGGCGCCAACACCACCAGCTGCTTCCAGTTCCGGGCGCCCCCGGAGTACGCCGCGCACCTGCGCGAGGCCGGCTTCGAGCTGCTCAACCAGGCCAACAACCACGGCTACGACTACGGCCCGCAGGGCTACAAGAACACCCAGCGGGCGCTGGACGAGCACGACCTGAAGCACACCGGCGCCCCCGACCAGATCACCGTGGTCGACGTCGAGGGCGTCAAGGTCGCGGTGGCCGGCTTCTCCTCGTACGTCTGGTCCAACAGCCTGGTCGACATCGACGCCGCCACGAAGGTGATCAAGAAGGCGGCCACCATGGCCGACCTGGTCGTGGTCCAGGTGCACATGGGCGCCGAGGGGTCGGACAAGACCCGCGTACGCCCCGGCACCGAGATGTTCCTCGGCGAGAATCGCGGCGACCCGATGAAGTTCTCGCACGCGATGATCGACGCCGGGGCCGACCTGGTGGTCGGGCACGGGCCGCACGTGCTGCGCGGGATGGAGTTCTACCGCGGCCGGCTGATCGCGTACAGCCTCGGCAACTTCGCCGGTGGTGCCCGGTCGCTGAACCCGACCGGCCGGCTCGGCTGGGGCGGCGTGCTCAAGGTGTCGCTGCGCCCCGACGGCAGCTGGGCCGGTGGCTCGTTCACCTCCACGCAGATGAGTTCCGTCGGCCGGCCCGGGATGGACCCGGACGACCAGGGGCTCGGGCTGATCCGCGAGGTCAGCGGCAAGGACTTCCCGTCCACCGGCCCCCGGTTCGGCGCGGACGGGAAGATCAGCCCGCCGGCGGCCGGCTGA
- a CDS encoding adenosylcobinamide amidohydrolase: MLDDPQLTTRAEDGRDVPLLVWRIDRPLLAVSSAPLGGGIGTRRWVVNATVPMSYDRDDPADHLAGLADRLGLVGPGIGLLTGVDVAEVVTRSDAGVRVWATVGLGTPIPAAAPAPAAPAQRVGTVNIVGYVPVRLGHAALVNAVATATEAKAQAIAELGLPGTGTPTDAVTLLCPADGPAEPYGGPRSTWGARLARAVHAAVRAGGAGTVVPWSDRQAG, translated from the coding sequence GTGCTCGACGACCCCCAGCTCACCACCCGCGCCGAGGACGGCCGGGACGTCCCCCTGCTGGTCTGGCGCATCGACCGGCCGCTGCTCGCGGTGAGCAGCGCCCCGCTCGGCGGCGGGATCGGCACCCGGCGCTGGGTGGTCAACGCGACCGTACCGATGTCGTACGACCGGGACGATCCGGCCGACCACCTGGCCGGGCTGGCCGACCGGCTCGGCCTGGTCGGGCCCGGGATCGGCCTGCTCACCGGGGTCGACGTCGCCGAGGTGGTCACCCGCTCCGACGCCGGGGTCCGGGTCTGGGCGACGGTCGGCCTGGGCACCCCGATCCCGGCCGCCGCCCCCGCGCCGGCGGCGCCGGCCCAGCGGGTCGGCACGGTCAACATCGTCGGGTACGTCCCGGTGCGGCTCGGCCACGCCGCCCTGGTCAACGCGGTGGCCACCGCCACCGAGGCGAAGGCCCAGGCGATCGCCGAGCTGGGCCTGCCCGGCACGGGCACCCCCACCGACGCGGTCACCCTGCTCTGTCCCGCCGACGGCCCGGCCGAACCGTACGGCGGTCCCCGCTCGACCTGGGGCGCCCGGCTCGCCCGGGCCGTGCACGCGGCCGTTCGCGCAGGCGGCGCGGGGACCGTGGTGCCCTGGTCGGACCGGCAGGCCGGCTGA
- a CDS encoding Crp/Fnr family transcriptional regulator, whose translation MDEVLARSGIFQGVDPEAAEALAKEMETIEVRKGEIVFNEGEPGDSLYILLSGKIKVGRRAADGRQNLIAVMGPSDMVGELSLFDPGPRTATATAVTDTRLVRLRKQALRPWLNNRPEIAEQLLRVLARRLRRTNDSLADLIFTDVPGRVAKNLLQMAGRFGTRDGGVLRVTHDLTQEEIAQLVGASRETVNKALADFASRGWLRLDGKSIIILDPERLARRARV comes from the coding sequence ATGGACGAGGTACTGGCCCGCAGCGGGATCTTCCAGGGAGTCGACCCGGAGGCTGCCGAGGCGCTCGCCAAGGAGATGGAGACGATCGAGGTCCGCAAGGGCGAGATCGTGTTCAACGAGGGCGAGCCCGGCGACAGTCTCTACATCCTCCTGTCCGGCAAGATCAAGGTCGGTCGCCGGGCGGCGGACGGCCGGCAGAACCTGATCGCCGTGATGGGACCGTCGGACATGGTCGGTGAGCTGTCGCTCTTCGACCCCGGCCCGCGGACGGCCACCGCCACCGCGGTGACCGACACCCGGCTGGTGCGCCTGCGCAAGCAGGCGCTGCGGCCGTGGCTGAACAACCGGCCCGAGATCGCCGAGCAGCTCCTGCGGGTGCTGGCCCGCCGGCTGCGCCGGACCAACGACTCGCTGGCCGACCTGATCTTCACCGACGTGCCCGGCCGCGTCGCCAAGAACCTGCTCCAGATGGCCGGCCGGTTCGGCACCCGCGACGGCGGCGTGCTGCGGGTGACCCACGACCTCACCCAGGAGGAGATCGCCCAGCTCGTCGGCGCCTCCCGGGAGACCGTCAACAAGGCCCTGGCCGACTTCGCGTCGCGCGGCTGGCTGCGGCTGGACGGCAAGAGCATCATCATCCTCGACCCGGAGCGCCTGGCCCGCCGCGCACGGGTCTGA
- a CDS encoding metallophosphoesterase family protein translates to MVERVAVLSDIHGALPALEAVLAEPDVAAADLVVLTGDIADGPQPVEVLDLLTALGDRARWVGGNGERELVQARSGRPASYDVSNWAAAQLRDDQVALLAGLPPTLTLPVAGLGEVLFCHATPRDDEEMVVVDSRPARWAEVFAGLRPEVGTVVCGHTHMPYARLVDRRLVVNPGSVGMPYGGVGAWWALLGPGVQLRRTAYDVDAACARVAAESGFPDAAAWADEYLRSRHSDLDALAAFGPGDGRPAESAG, encoded by the coding sequence ATGGTCGAACGGGTAGCGGTCCTCTCCGACATCCACGGCGCGCTGCCGGCGCTGGAGGCCGTCCTGGCCGAGCCGGACGTCGCCGCCGCCGACCTGGTCGTCCTCACCGGCGACATCGCCGACGGCCCGCAGCCGGTCGAGGTGCTGGACCTGCTCACCGCCCTCGGTGACCGGGCCCGCTGGGTCGGTGGCAACGGCGAACGGGAACTGGTCCAGGCCCGGTCCGGCCGGCCCGCGTCGTACGACGTCTCCAACTGGGCGGCCGCCCAGCTCCGGGACGACCAGGTGGCCCTGCTGGCCGGGCTGCCACCGACCCTCACACTGCCGGTGGCCGGCCTCGGCGAGGTGCTCTTCTGCCACGCCACCCCCCGCGACGACGAGGAGATGGTCGTCGTGGACTCCCGTCCGGCCCGCTGGGCGGAGGTGTTCGCGGGGCTCCGGCCCGAGGTCGGCACGGTCGTCTGCGGCCACACCCACATGCCGTACGCCCGGCTCGTCGACCGCCGGCTGGTGGTCAACCCGGGCAGCGTCGGCATGCCGTACGGCGGGGTCGGGGCGTGGTGGGCGCTGCTCGGGCCGGGCGTGCAGTTGCGACGGACCGCGTACGACGTGGACGCCGCCTGCGCCCGGGTGGCCGCGGAGTCGGGATTCCCCGACGCCGCCGCCTGGGCCGACGAGTACCTCCGCTCCCGGCACAGCGACCTCGACGCGCTGGCCGCCTTCGGCCCGGGCGACGGGCGCCCGGCCGAGTCCGCGGGATGA
- a CDS encoding acyltransferase family protein → MFQTEQPVRRAPADAATQEIPAEPARSDRAPRAGFRPDIEGLRSIAVLLVVLSHAGLSTFAGGYVGVDVFFVISGFLITSLLMRELARTGRISIAGFYARRAVRLLPASSVVLLATLAGSWLWLSPPRSAQYVWDAVASATYWVNIRLAVTGTDYLAAEQTPSPFQHFWSLAVEEQFYLVWPLLILAAVGLARLLRVRPGWTVAPALVLLSGASFWLSTTETTRSAPWAYFGMHTRAWELGLGALVALGAARLARLPRPLAALLTWAGLAAVLVAALRYDESTSFPGTAAALPVLGTVAIIGGGCAAPRFGVEALLRYQPWQLVGKLSYGWYLWHWPVLMIAPVALLLEPSVWVNLALSAGALVLAGLSLLLVENPVRHRRSLTRRPGRGISLGLGLGSTVVAAALLVTAFPPQLPLGRPAADPATAMAGAENPGTVLADLMREAQRTRLIPGNLTPSVTDADDDLPVTYTDGCHLSWSGTRPPDRCFYGDPDAKRTMVLFGDSHAAHWFPGLDAAAKQTGWRLLSMTKSGCPATSTSIWVSKLKRTYSGCDSWRSAALTRIEKLRPELVVVASSVTYGPAPDQSEEEWTRGWDEGWGTTFSRISQAADRVALIGETPVLPIGVQDCLAENPTQVARCARPKADVLSSPELRATERRQADRLGVQVVDPVPWLCPARCAPLVGNVLVYHDTNHLTATFSRLLAPLLTRELRLAGTADTTTDG, encoded by the coding sequence GTGTTTCAGACCGAGCAGCCGGTCCGTCGGGCCCCCGCCGACGCCGCCACGCAGGAGATCCCGGCCGAGCCGGCCCGGTCCGACCGGGCGCCGCGGGCCGGGTTCCGCCCGGACATCGAGGGGCTGCGCTCGATCGCCGTGCTGCTGGTGGTGCTCTCGCACGCGGGGCTGAGCACGTTCGCCGGCGGGTACGTCGGCGTGGACGTCTTCTTCGTGATCTCCGGCTTCCTGATCACCTCGCTGTTGATGCGCGAGCTGGCCCGGACCGGCCGGATCTCCATCGCCGGTTTCTACGCCCGCCGGGCGGTACGCCTGCTGCCGGCCTCGTCGGTGGTGCTGCTGGCCACCCTCGCCGGGTCCTGGCTGTGGTTGTCGCCGCCGCGTTCGGCGCAGTACGTCTGGGACGCGGTGGCCAGCGCGACCTACTGGGTGAACATCCGGCTGGCGGTGACCGGGACCGACTACCTGGCCGCCGAGCAGACGCCGTCGCCGTTCCAGCACTTCTGGTCGCTGGCCGTGGAGGAGCAGTTCTACCTGGTCTGGCCGCTGCTGATCCTGGCGGCGGTGGGGCTCGCGCGGCTGCTGCGGGTGCGCCCCGGCTGGACCGTCGCGCCGGCCCTGGTCCTGCTCAGCGGCGCCTCCTTCTGGCTCAGCACGACCGAGACGACCCGGAGCGCGCCGTGGGCGTACTTCGGGATGCACACCCGGGCCTGGGAGCTTGGTCTGGGCGCGCTCGTCGCCCTCGGCGCGGCCCGGCTGGCCCGGTTGCCGCGGCCGCTGGCCGCGCTGCTCACCTGGGCCGGCCTGGCCGCCGTGCTGGTCGCCGCGCTGCGCTACGACGAGTCGACCTCCTTCCCCGGCACCGCCGCCGCGCTGCCCGTGCTGGGCACCGTGGCGATCATCGGCGGCGGCTGCGCGGCGCCGCGGTTCGGCGTCGAGGCGCTGCTGCGGTACCAGCCGTGGCAGCTGGTCGGCAAGCTCTCCTACGGCTGGTACCTGTGGCACTGGCCGGTGCTGATGATCGCCCCGGTGGCGCTGCTGCTGGAGCCGAGCGTGTGGGTCAACCTGGCGCTGTCGGCGGGCGCACTGGTGCTCGCCGGGCTCTCCCTGCTGCTGGTCGAGAACCCGGTGCGGCACCGCCGCTCGCTGACCCGCCGGCCGGGTCGGGGCATCTCGCTGGGCCTGGGTCTCGGCTCGACGGTGGTCGCGGCCGCTCTCCTGGTGACCGCGTTCCCGCCGCAGCTGCCGCTGGGCCGCCCGGCCGCCGATCCGGCGACCGCCATGGCCGGCGCCGAGAACCCCGGCACCGTCCTCGCCGACCTGATGCGGGAGGCGCAGCGGACCCGCCTGATCCCGGGGAACCTCACCCCGTCGGTCACCGACGCCGACGACGACCTGCCGGTCACCTACACCGACGGCTGCCACCTGAGCTGGTCCGGCACCCGGCCGCCCGACCGGTGCTTCTACGGGGACCCGGACGCGAAGCGGACGATGGTGCTCTTCGGTGACTCGCACGCCGCCCACTGGTTCCCGGGTCTGGACGCCGCCGCGAAGCAGACCGGATGGCGGCTGCTGTCGATGACCAAGAGCGGCTGCCCGGCGACCTCCACCTCGATCTGGGTGAGCAAGCTCAAGCGCACGTACTCCGGTTGCGACAGCTGGCGTTCGGCGGCGCTCACCCGGATCGAGAAGCTCAGGCCGGAACTGGTGGTGGTGGCCTCCAGCGTCACGTACGGCCCGGCGCCGGACCAGAGCGAAGAGGAATGGACCCGGGGCTGGGACGAGGGTTGGGGGACCACCTTCTCCCGGATCTCGCAGGCGGCCGACCGGGTCGCCCTGATCGGCGAGACCCCGGTCCTGCCGATCGGGGTCCAGGACTGCCTCGCCGAGAACCCGACCCAGGTGGCCAGGTGCGCCCGGCCGAAGGCCGACGTGCTGAGCTCCCCCGAGCTGCGCGCCACCGAGCGGCGGCAGGCCGATCGCCTCGGCGTGCAGGTGGTCGACCCGGTGCCGTGGCTCTGCCCGGCGCGGTGCGCGCCGCTGGTGGGCAACGTCCTCGTCTACCACGACACGAACCACCTCACCGCGACCTTCTCCCGGCTGCTGGCGCCGTTGCTCACCCGGGAACTGCGGCTGGCCGGGACGGCCGACACCACCACCGACGGCTGA
- a CDS encoding TIGR03084 family metal-binding protein, translating to MVDLTALLADLAAESDQLDALVAPLPPQGWARPTPAPGWTVAHQIAHLAWTDHVAHLAATDADAFYASVTAAPDPARLVDDGAESFLAPPAELLDRWRNGRAALAADLAAAPPGEKLPWYGTRMSPTSMATARLMETWAHGEDVAEALGLRRTPTERLRHVAHLGFRTLGHGFVAHGRDVPAAPVRVELAAPVPGGEVWAFGPADAADRVTGPALDFCLLVTQRRHRADLALVATGPVADEWLDVAQAFAGPPGAKRAATAVNERAGVTR from the coding sequence ATGGTCGACCTGACCGCACTGCTCGCGGACCTCGCCGCCGAGTCCGACCAGCTCGACGCCCTCGTCGCCCCGCTGCCTCCGCAGGGGTGGGCCCGCCCCACCCCGGCTCCCGGTTGGACGGTGGCCCACCAGATCGCGCATCTGGCCTGGACCGACCACGTGGCGCACCTCGCCGCCACCGACGCCGACGCCTTCTACGCCTCGGTCACCGCGGCGCCCGACCCGGCCCGGCTGGTCGACGACGGCGCGGAGTCCTTCCTCGCCCCGCCCGCCGAGCTGCTGGACCGCTGGCGGAACGGGCGGGCAGCGCTCGCCGCCGACCTGGCCGCCGCGCCGCCCGGCGAGAAGCTGCCCTGGTACGGCACCCGGATGTCGCCCACCTCGATGGCCACCGCCCGGCTGATGGAGACCTGGGCGCACGGTGAGGACGTCGCCGAGGCGCTCGGCCTGAGGCGTACCCCGACCGAGCGGCTGCGGCACGTCGCGCACCTCGGCTTCCGTACCCTCGGGCACGGCTTCGTCGCCCACGGCCGGGACGTGCCGGCGGCCCCGGTCCGGGTCGAACTGGCCGCGCCGGTCCCGGGCGGGGAGGTCTGGGCCTTCGGTCCGGCGGACGCCGCCGACCGGGTGACCGGGCCGGCGCTGGACTTCTGCCTGCTGGTCACCCAGCGCCGGCACCGCGCCGACCTGGCCCTGGTCGCCACCGGGCCGGTGGCCGACGAGTGGCTGGACGTGGCGCAGGCGTTCGCCGGACCACCCGGCGCGAAGCGGGCGGCCACCGCGGTGAACGAGCGCGCCGGGGTGACCCGGTGA
- a CDS encoding acyclic terpene utilization AtuA family protein, with product MSGVLRVGNASGFYGDRSAAWREMLDGGELDVLTGDYLAELTMLILGRDRLRDPSLGYAKTFLRQLEGTLGTALDRGVKIVTNAGGLNPAGLAAAIGALADRLGLPTRIGYVEGDALQRPDALTANAYLGAFGIAACLDAGADVVVTGRVTDASLAVGPAIARFSWGRDDLDALAGATVAGHLIECGAQVTGGNFSFFTELPDGGHRPGFPIAELHPDGSCVLTKHPGTGGAVTVETVTAQLLYEVGGPDYLGPDVVTRLDTVELAADGPDRVRVGGVRGTPPPDTLKVGVNNLGGFRNSMTFVLCGLDIPAKAALVRGQIEEAVGKEGLEFTLARTDHADAADTEAASALLHVHLRDGDRARAGRAFSAAAVELALASYPGCTLTTLPGDATPYGVFTADTVPQDAVEHVAVLPSGERMTIAPPPVTSSAAPRGPQDPPGTPSPASTRRGALGELVGARSGDKGGDANLGVWARTDDTWAWLRGWLTVQRLAELLPETAPLTVERYELPNLRAVNFVIRGLLGQGVAASTRFDPQAKALGELLRSRVVDLPVDLPGGEGGR from the coding sequence GTGAGCGGGGTGCTGCGGGTCGGCAACGCCTCCGGCTTCTACGGCGACCGGTCCGCCGCCTGGCGGGAGATGCTCGACGGCGGCGAGCTGGACGTGCTCACCGGCGACTACCTGGCCGAGCTGACCATGCTGATCCTCGGCCGGGACCGGCTGCGCGACCCGTCGCTGGGCTACGCGAAGACCTTCCTCCGCCAGCTCGAAGGCACCCTCGGCACCGCGCTGGACCGGGGGGTGAAGATCGTGACCAACGCCGGCGGCCTGAACCCCGCCGGGTTGGCCGCCGCGATCGGCGCGCTCGCCGACCGGCTCGGCCTCCCCACCCGGATCGGGTACGTCGAGGGCGACGCCCTCCAGCGTCCCGACGCGTTGACCGCCAACGCCTACCTGGGCGCGTTCGGCATCGCGGCCTGCCTCGACGCCGGGGCGGACGTGGTGGTCACCGGCCGGGTCACCGACGCCTCCCTCGCCGTCGGGCCGGCGATCGCCCGGTTCAGCTGGGGGCGCGACGACCTGGACGCGCTGGCCGGGGCGACCGTCGCCGGGCACCTCATCGAGTGCGGGGCGCAGGTGACCGGCGGCAACTTCAGCTTCTTCACCGAGCTGCCCGACGGCGGCCACCGCCCCGGCTTCCCGATCGCCGAGCTGCACCCGGACGGCTCCTGCGTGCTCACCAAGCACCCCGGCACCGGTGGCGCGGTCACCGTGGAGACGGTCACCGCGCAGCTGCTGTACGAGGTGGGCGGCCCCGACTACCTCGGCCCGGACGTGGTGACCCGACTGGACACGGTGGAGTTGGCCGCCGACGGCCCGGACCGGGTCCGGGTCGGCGGGGTCCGCGGCACCCCACCGCCGGACACCCTCAAGGTGGGCGTGAACAACCTGGGCGGCTTCCGCAACTCGATGACGTTCGTCCTGTGCGGGCTGGACATCCCCGCCAAGGCGGCCCTGGTCCGGGGGCAGATCGAGGAGGCGGTCGGCAAGGAGGGGCTGGAGTTCACCCTGGCCCGTACCGATCACGCGGACGCGGCCGACACCGAGGCGGCGAGCGCGCTGCTGCACGTACACCTGCGCGACGGTGACAGGGCGCGGGCCGGGCGGGCCTTCTCGGCCGCCGCGGTGGAGCTGGCCCTGGCCTCCTACCCGGGCTGCACGCTGACCACCCTGCCCGGCGACGCCACCCCGTACGGGGTCTTCACCGCCGACACGGTCCCGCAGGACGCGGTCGAGCACGTCGCCGTGCTGCCCTCCGGCGAGCGGATGACGATCGCCCCGCCGCCGGTGACCTCGTCGGCGGCGCCCCGCGGACCGCAGGACCCGCCGGGCACGCCGTCGCCGGCCTCGACAAGGCGGGGGGCGTTGGGTGAGCTGGTGGGGGCGCGGTCGGGAGACAAGGGCGGCGACGCCAACCTCGGCGTCTGGGCCCGCACCGACGACACCTGGGCCTGGCTGCGCGGCTGGCTCACCGTGCAACGCCTCGCCGAACTGCTGCCGGAGACCGCCCCGCTGACCGTCGAGCGGTACGAGCTGCCGAACCTGCGCGCGGTCAACTTCGTGATCCGGGGCCTGCTCGGGCAGGGGGTGGCCGCCTCCACCCGGTTCGACCCGCAGGCCAAGGCGCTCGGTGAGCTGCTCCGCTCCCGGGTGGTCGACCTGCCCGTCGACCTGCCGGGCGGGGAGGGCGGACGGTGA
- a CDS encoding acyl-CoA dehydrogenase family protein: MSIVDTPERRQLRELTRAFVTREVLPHLDDWERAGEVPRSLHETAAKTGLLGVGFPESVGGSGGDLLDSIVVTEEIIRSGGSSGLVAALFTHGIALPHMVAAAGARLGGSLGGRLGGGPALDQNLIDRYVRPTLAGTMIGALAITEPDGGSDVASIRTTARRHGDHYVVNGAKTYITSGHRADFVTTAVCTDFPGSGELTLLVIEKGTPGFTVGRRLEKLGWHCSDTAELSFVDSPVPVTNRIGAENTGFLAIMQHFATERLSLATQAYATAQRCVELATRWCRDRSTFGRPLASRQLIRHRLAEMHTRAEAARACVHDVAEWVAAGEPVVTEVAMAKNVAVSACDFVVDAALQLHGGFGYLRDAEVERHYRDARILGIGGGTTEIMNEIIAKGMGL; encoded by the coding sequence GTGAGCATCGTGGACACCCCCGAGCGGCGGCAGCTGCGCGAGCTGACCCGGGCCTTCGTCACCCGGGAGGTGCTGCCGCACCTGGACGACTGGGAGCGGGCCGGTGAGGTGCCCCGGTCGCTGCACGAGACCGCCGCGAAGACCGGGCTGCTCGGCGTCGGTTTCCCCGAGTCGGTCGGCGGCAGCGGCGGCGACCTGCTCGACTCGATCGTGGTCACCGAGGAGATCATCCGTTCGGGCGGCTCGTCCGGCCTGGTGGCGGCCCTCTTCACGCACGGCATCGCGCTGCCGCACATGGTCGCCGCGGCCGGCGCCCGGCTCGGCGGCTCGCTGGGTGGCCGGCTCGGCGGCGGGCCGGCCCTCGACCAGAACCTGATCGACAGGTACGTCCGCCCGACGCTCGCCGGCACGATGATCGGCGCGCTGGCGATCACCGAGCCGGACGGCGGCTCCGACGTCGCCTCGATCCGGACCACCGCCCGCCGCCACGGCGACCACTACGTGGTGAACGGCGCGAAGACGTACATCACCAGCGGGCACCGGGCGGACTTCGTGACCACGGCGGTCTGCACCGACTTCCCGGGCAGTGGCGAGCTGACCCTGCTGGTGATCGAGAAGGGTACGCCCGGCTTCACCGTCGGACGCCGGCTGGAGAAGCTGGGCTGGCACTGCTCGGACACCGCCGAGCTCTCCTTCGTCGACTCACCCGTGCCGGTGACGAACCGGATCGGCGCGGAGAACACCGGTTTCCTGGCGATCATGCAGCACTTCGCCACCGAGCGGCTCTCCCTGGCCACGCAGGCGTACGCGACGGCGCAGCGCTGCGTGGAGCTGGCCACCCGCTGGTGCCGGGACCGGTCCACGTTCGGCCGGCCGCTGGCCAGCCGGCAGCTGATCCGGCACCGGCTGGCCGAGATGCACACCCGCGCCGAGGCGGCCCGGGCGTGCGTGCACGACGTGGCCGAATGGGTGGCCGCGGGCGAGCCGGTGGTGACCGAGGTGGCGATGGCGAAGAACGTGGCGGTGTCCGCCTGCGACTTCGTGGTCGACGCGGCCCTGCAACTGCACGGCGGCTTCGGCTACCTGCGGGACGCCGAGGTGGAGCGGCACTACCGGGACGCCCGGATCCTCGGGATCGGCGGCGGCACCACCGAGATCATGAACGAGATCATCGCGAAGGGCATGGGCCTGTGA